One segment of Methylotuvimicrobium sp. KM2 DNA contains the following:
- a CDS encoding Uma2 family endonuclease produces the protein MAIANPRKHLTDIDEWRKLGEADIFPPDSRLELINGEILEMSPIGCNHAGHLNRILNKLLKLLPSETAIASVQNPLQLGDLSEPEPDFMLLKPNPDFYSTRHPVAVDVLLLIEVADSSLEFDRNQKMHLYALHRIPEYWLLNLNEASVEVYRKPTGDLYAEKRTLTTGDSIALSELPGITIDIGDII, from the coding sequence ATGGCGATCGCAAATCCTCGAAAACATCTGACCGATATCGACGAGTGGCGGAAACTCGGCGAAGCCGACATTTTTCCGCCCGACAGCCGTCTCGAACTGATCAACGGAGAAATCTTGGAAATGTCCCCAATAGGCTGCAACCATGCGGGTCATTTGAACCGCATCCTCAATAAGTTATTAAAACTACTACCTAGTGAAACGGCGATTGCCAGCGTTCAAAACCCACTACAACTCGGCGATCTGTCCGAGCCGGAACCGGACTTCATGCTTTTGAAACCGAATCCGGACTTTTACTCGACCCGTCATCCTGTCGCCGTCGATGTGTTATTGCTGATCGAAGTCGCCGATTCGTCGCTCGAATTCGACCGTAACCAGAAAATGCATCTTTATGCCTTACACCGGATTCCCGAGTACTGGCTGCTCAATCTCAACGAGGCCAGCGTCGAAGTTTACCGAAAGCCGACCGGCGATCTTTATGCCGAGAAACGCACCTTGACGACCGGCGATTCGATCGCCCTGTCCGAACTCCCCGGCATCACGATCGATATCGGTGACATAATTTAG